One window from the genome of Bacillus kexueae encodes:
- the dapD gene encoding 2,3,4,5-tetrahydropyridine-2,6-dicarboxylate N-acetyltransferase produces MKMMDANEIISFIQNSTKSTPVKVYVKGDLADINFGEHSKVFLTGETAVVFGEWANIQKAIEENSAKIEDYVVENDRRNSAIPLLDLKGIKARIEPGAIIRDQVEIGDNAVIMMGATINIGSVVGEGTMIDMNAVLGGRATVGKNCHIGAGAVLAGVIEPPSAKPVVIEDDVVVGANAVILEGVTVGKGAVVAAGAIVVEDVAPYTVVAGTPARKIKDIDEKTKSKTEIKQELRQL; encoded by the coding sequence ATGAAAATGATGGATGCAAATGAGATTATTTCATTTATCCAAAACAGCACGAAGTCTACACCTGTAAAAGTATACGTTAAAGGTGATTTAGCAGACATTAATTTTGGTGAACATTCAAAAGTATTTTTAACTGGTGAGACAGCTGTAGTATTCGGTGAGTGGGCAAATATTCAAAAAGCCATCGAAGAAAACAGCGCAAAAATCGAAGACTATGTGGTAGAAAACGATCGTCGTAACTCAGCTATTCCACTTCTTGACTTAAAAGGAATTAAAGCGCGTATCGAGCCAGGCGCGATCATTCGCGACCAAGTTGAAATTGGAGACAATGCCGTTATTATGATGGGGGCAACAATCAATATCGGATCTGTTGTTGGCGAAGGAACGATGATTGACATGAACGCTGTTTTAGGTGGACGTGCGACAGTAGGGAAGAACTGTCATATCGGTGCTGGCGCTGTGTTAGCGGGTGTTATTGAGCCACCTTCTGCGAAGCCAGTAGTCATCGAAGACGATGTTGTCGTTGGTGCGAACGCAGTAATTTTAGAAGGTGTAACAGTAGGAAAAGGTGCTGTCGTTGCTGCTGGAGCAATCGTTGTGGAAGATGTAGCACCTTATACGGTAGTAGCTGGTACTCCTGCACGTAAAATTAAAGACATTGACGAAAAGACAAAATCAAAAACAGAAATTAAACAAGAATTACGTCAATTATAA
- a CDS encoding TlpA family protein disulfide reductase, whose translation MKLRAPMPELIGATTWLNGDVSKDELIGEKPTLIHFWSISCHLCKEAMPKVNEFRDEYKEKLNVVAVHMPRSENDLNVEEIEKVANEHGISQPIFIDNEHKLADAFENQYVPAYYVFDKSGVLRHFQAGGSGMKMLEKRVNRVLSEVE comes from the coding sequence ATGAAATTACGAGCACCAATGCCAGAGTTAATCGGGGCAACTACTTGGTTAAATGGAGACGTTTCAAAAGATGAGTTAATTGGTGAAAAGCCGACATTGATTCATTTTTGGTCAATCAGCTGTCACTTATGTAAAGAAGCAATGCCGAAAGTGAACGAATTCCGTGATGAATACAAAGAAAAGCTCAACGTTGTCGCTGTGCACATGCCGCGATCTGAAAATGATTTAAACGTAGAAGAAATCGAAAAGGTAGCAAATGAACATGGTATTTCGCAGCCAATATTTATAGACAATGAGCATAAATTAGCGGATGCTTTTGAGAATCAATATGTACCTGCCTACTATGTATTTGATAAATCGGGAGTTCTTCGCCATTTTCAAGCTGGTGGGAGCGGGATGAAAATGCTTGAGAAACGAGTGAACCGTGTCTTAAGCGAAGTGGAATAA
- a CDS encoding cation-translocating P-type ATPase produces the protein MNQLSFKEREYTILPGRIRVELFGIKENRDYCQKFIDIFSSIEGVLVAKANETTGKVLLQYNPSIVTLEVLSLYLQKFEEVLLKKLLPYEENTEQEAEVAVSMDASARQETYLQPVPVIQNEKEQAPPLNLTLAVTGAGALGVKQLLWGRSAIARHPLPFYISGVLAIGTGYSFFRRGVEHLSDRKRAAVDFVLGASSLALGLLRENLVVLMGMSLLQYLNWKRQSQVNELVNDTDKFEDPDAEQYAKKMGRLGMLAAGVGLAVTRNPLVGLSMLLAANPRPATTGAQYTWKQTEYMAEETGQMRPQNGSMKQLAEVKTVIFDHPAVLFDNGTLKKEVATFLDVLPATTEISFFHHHPDYQVEEVTNKLKQEGWQVVDKNEIQASKREELLYVVQDNGFVSNKVVSFYPTVTISQLSHLKKSYEKAMKVKNMVKGQIRVTNVWNVTGTACAVPFAQSAPLINLIADGITLAFLVRAKRKTEKVFQKLCVKEGHQLQTVQPWHTFGSEEVLTQLKTDIHAGLKDTKIKKRMKKYGKNQLKPKERPHWLKDYFGQLKEFTTIILGATAVISLISGHFIDGIAMSSILLLNAGISTIQERKTQQTVEMMTKFVPPRCQVIRNGETKELSAEELVPGDIVMIEAGDRVPADLRVVQSWNLEVDESALTGESLPVVKGNRRVEAEIPISDRSNMLYMGTHITRGRAKAVVCHTGNETEIGHLFQMLSEDTNEITPLQKQVTKISKTFMKGALAIGGIVFLAGFIRGIPVAEMIPSTLALTASSIPEGLPVTITVALTAGIMRMAKKNSLTRKISALETLGRVTIVCTDKTGTLTKNEMTVKKVATAIDEWDVTGDGYSPEGVVVHTKDETVTNHPELEKLMRIGLLCSNSELLKENNRWTIKGDPTEGALLTLAAKQEMTKESHTSWKRKHELPFDSDRGLMSVVCHEIEDACFLMTKGSVEKVLSYCKYYEKNGRKLKLTKPIKDKILAKTDEYAEQSLRTLGFAYRPLDEGEQCVDDMERDLIYIGMVGMIDPPKEDVAKSIKEAMALGVQPVMITGDHPKTALAIAKQIGMNVGPDNILTGVQLDQLSEEELATKISSISVYARVTPDHKLKIVKALQNKGEIVAMTGDGVNDSLAIKQADVGIAMGQTGTQVTKETADIVLKEDHFGGIVEGVKEGRTIIGNIRKALGCLLCGNLAEIIVTSTAVIAGLPLPIVPIQILLMNLITDALPAMVLAVNPGDKSQQTKRQEIADKQLYKQVITRGVLLGIGSVGVFAFGLRAGMSLLAAQTMAFSTLVVGQLIQTFSWRQLDSEEKVTDWSKDKFLVTALGGSFIALALSIYVPPLATIFKTEALALPMWAAIFGVAGSSALLARPITGIFNKQSSVETKPLALAV, from the coding sequence ATGAATCAACTATCTTTTAAAGAAAGGGAGTATACGATTCTACCGGGAAGAATACGGGTAGAGTTATTTGGCATTAAAGAGAATCGTGATTATTGCCAAAAGTTTATCGACATTTTTTCTTCCATTGAAGGCGTTTTAGTTGCAAAAGCAAATGAAACAACCGGTAAAGTATTACTTCAATATAATCCATCTATCGTAACACTTGAGGTGTTAAGTCTTTATTTACAAAAATTTGAAGAAGTTTTATTGAAAAAACTTCTACCATATGAAGAGAATACTGAACAAGAAGCAGAAGTTGCTGTATCGATGGACGCATCTGCTAGGCAAGAGACTTATTTGCAGCCTGTTCCGGTAATCCAAAACGAAAAAGAACAAGCACCACCTTTAAATTTAACACTTGCCGTGACGGGTGCTGGTGCTCTTGGTGTCAAACAACTCCTATGGGGGAGGTCAGCGATTGCTAGACATCCCTTGCCGTTTTACATTAGCGGTGTTTTAGCAATCGGCACCGGTTACTCCTTCTTTCGAAGAGGTGTCGAACATTTAAGTGATCGGAAGCGGGCAGCTGTTGACTTTGTGCTCGGTGCAAGTTCGCTTGCTTTAGGTTTGTTACGTGAAAATTTAGTCGTGCTGATGGGTATGAGTTTATTACAATATTTAAATTGGAAACGACAATCTCAAGTGAACGAACTGGTCAATGATACGGATAAGTTTGAAGACCCTGATGCCGAACAGTATGCAAAGAAAATGGGTCGGCTTGGCATGTTAGCCGCAGGTGTAGGACTTGCAGTGACGCGGAATCCGTTAGTCGGTTTATCAATGCTATTAGCTGCAAACCCAAGACCTGCCACGACTGGTGCTCAATATACTTGGAAGCAAACTGAATACATGGCAGAAGAAACAGGACAAATGAGACCACAAAATGGTTCAATGAAACAATTAGCTGAAGTGAAAACCGTAATTTTTGACCATCCAGCGGTTCTTTTTGACAACGGCACCTTGAAGAAGGAAGTAGCAACCTTTTTAGACGTTTTACCAGCTACAACAGAAATATCATTCTTCCATCATCATCCTGACTACCAGGTTGAAGAAGTGACGAACAAGTTGAAGCAAGAAGGATGGCAAGTAGTAGACAAAAACGAAATCCAAGCATCTAAACGAGAAGAATTGTTGTATGTCGTACAAGACAATGGATTCGTGTCTAATAAGGTCGTATCCTTCTATCCAACAGTCACCATTTCGCAACTTTCACACTTAAAAAAGAGTTATGAAAAAGCGATGAAAGTGAAAAACATGGTGAAAGGTCAAATACGAGTAACGAATGTGTGGAACGTAACTGGAACAGCATGTGCCGTACCGTTTGCACAAAGTGCACCGTTAATTAATTTAATCGCCGATGGAATTACATTAGCGTTTTTAGTTCGTGCAAAGCGTAAGACGGAAAAAGTGTTTCAAAAGCTTTGTGTAAAAGAAGGTCATCAACTACAAACCGTTCAGCCTTGGCATACTTTTGGAAGCGAAGAAGTACTAACACAGCTAAAAACGGACATACATGCAGGGTTAAAAGATACGAAGATTAAAAAGCGGATGAAGAAATACGGGAAAAATCAATTAAAGCCGAAGGAACGTCCGCATTGGTTGAAAGATTATTTTGGTCAATTGAAAGAATTTACAACGATAATTTTAGGTGCGACGGCTGTCATTAGTCTTATTTCTGGACATTTTATTGACGGTATTGCGATGTCAAGCATTCTATTGTTAAATGCAGGAATTAGTACAATCCAAGAACGTAAAACGCAACAAACGGTAGAAATGATGACGAAGTTCGTGCCTCCTCGATGTCAAGTCATTCGAAATGGCGAGACAAAGGAACTTTCAGCTGAGGAGCTAGTACCTGGCGATATCGTCATGATTGAAGCCGGAGACCGTGTGCCAGCTGATTTACGGGTCGTTCAATCATGGAACTTAGAGGTTGATGAATCCGCTCTTACTGGTGAGTCCTTACCTGTCGTAAAAGGAAACCGCCGAGTTGAAGCGGAAATACCAATATCCGATCGATCCAACATGCTTTACATGGGAACTCATATTACACGGGGTCGAGCGAAGGCAGTCGTCTGCCATACTGGAAATGAAACCGAAATTGGTCACTTGTTCCAAATGTTATCGGAAGACACCAATGAAATAACTCCCTTGCAAAAGCAAGTAACGAAAATTAGTAAAACGTTTATGAAAGGTGCATTAGCAATAGGGGGGATCGTCTTTTTAGCTGGATTTATTCGCGGTATTCCGGTTGCAGAAATGATTCCTTCCACGTTAGCATTGACGGCCTCTTCAATTCCTGAAGGGTTACCGGTAACGATTACTGTTGCTTTAACAGCAGGAATCATGCGAATGGCGAAGAAAAACTCGTTGACAAGAAAAATATCCGCACTTGAAACACTTGGGCGGGTTACCATCGTTTGTACTGATAAAACGGGTACATTAACAAAGAATGAAATGACGGTGAAAAAAGTAGCAACCGCCATTGATGAGTGGGATGTTACAGGAGACGGATATTCTCCTGAAGGTGTAGTAGTTCATACGAAAGACGAAACAGTAACTAACCACCCAGAGTTAGAGAAGTTGATGAGAATTGGTCTACTTTGCTCGAATAGTGAATTGCTTAAAGAAAATAATCGGTGGACGATTAAAGGTGACCCAACAGAAGGAGCTTTACTAACGCTAGCAGCAAAACAAGAGATGACGAAAGAATCTCACACTTCGTGGAAGCGAAAGCACGAGCTACCATTTGATTCAGACAGAGGACTTATGTCCGTTGTTTGTCATGAGATAGAAGATGCATGCTTCCTTATGACGAAGGGGTCTGTTGAAAAAGTTCTATCGTATTGTAAATACTACGAGAAAAATGGACGGAAACTGAAGCTTACGAAACCAATAAAAGACAAGATTTTGGCAAAAACGGATGAATATGCAGAACAATCATTGCGAACACTTGGATTTGCTTATCGGCCATTAGATGAAGGCGAACAATGTGTTGATGATATGGAACGCGACCTCATCTATATCGGAATGGTGGGCATGATAGACCCACCGAAAGAAGACGTAGCCAAAAGCATTAAAGAAGCAATGGCACTAGGCGTACAACCCGTTATGATTACCGGTGATCATCCAAAAACGGCACTGGCAATCGCAAAGCAAATTGGAATGAATGTAGGACCAGACAATATTCTAACTGGTGTTCAACTCGATCAATTATCAGAAGAAGAGTTAGCGACTAAAATTTCTTCTATTTCGGTCTATGCACGCGTCACACCAGATCATAAATTAAAAATCGTCAAAGCTTTGCAAAACAAAGGTGAAATCGTCGCCATGACAGGTGATGGGGTAAATGATTCCCTTGCCATAAAGCAAGCTGATGTCGGCATTGCCATGGGACAAACAGGAACACAAGTAACGAAAGAAACGGCTGATATTGTCTTAAAAGAAGACCATTTTGGCGGTATTGTCGAAGGCGTTAAAGAAGGGCGAACCATTATCGGTAACATTCGAAAAGCGCTCGGCTGTTTACTGTGCGGGAATTTAGCCGAAATCATCGTAACGAGCACTGCTGTCATTGCAGGACTTCCCTTGCCAATTGTGCCTATTCAAATCTTACTGATGAACTTAATTACAGATGCGCTTCCAGCCATGGTGTTAGCGGTAAATCCGGGCGATAAATCACAACAAACAAAACGTCAAGAAATTGCTGACAAACAATTATATAAGCAAGTTATTACTCGAGGTGTCTTACTAGGAATTGGTTCTGTCGGTGTATTTGCCTTTGGTCTTCGTGCAGGAATGAGCTTATTAGCCGCTCAAACGATGGCATTCTCTACACTTGTAGTCGGCCAGTTAATTCAAACATTCTCTTGGAGACAACTAGATTCAGAAGAAAAAGTAACAGATTGGTCGAAGGATAAATTCCTCGTTACTGCTCTTGGCGGTTCCTTTATAGCGCTAGCTTTATCTATTTACGTTCCACCACTTGCGACGATTTTCAAAACCGAAGCTCTAGCTTTACCAATGTGGGCCGCGATCTTCGGCGTAGCGGGAAGTTCAGCTCTTTTAGCGAGACCAATTACAGGTATATTTAACAAACAGTCGTCAGTTGAGACCAAACCGCTCGCCCTTGCAGTATAA
- a CDS encoding peroxiredoxin encodes MMERMVGKQAPRFEMDAVMPNKEFGKVSLEEIMKNDKWTVLYFYPMDFTFVCPTEIIALSDRYDEFEDLDAEVIGVSTDTIHTHLAWINTDRKDNGLGELNYPLAADTNHVVSRDYGVLIEEEGIALRGLFIINPEGELMYQVVHHNNIGREVDEVLRVLQALQTGALCPANWKPGQETL; translated from the coding sequence ATAATGGAACGTATGGTAGGAAAACAAGCGCCCCGTTTTGAAATGGATGCGGTCATGCCGAATAAAGAATTTGGGAAAGTCAGTTTAGAAGAAATCATGAAAAATGATAAGTGGACTGTTCTATACTTTTACCCGATGGACTTTACGTTCGTATGTCCAACTGAAATTATTGCATTAAGCGATCGCTACGATGAATTCGAGGATTTAGATGCAGAAGTAATTGGCGTTTCAACTGATACGATTCATACGCATTTAGCTTGGATTAATACGGATCGAAAAGATAATGGACTTGGGGAGTTAAATTATCCACTCGCTGCTGATACGAACCATGTCGTATCCCGTGACTATGGCGTTTTAATAGAAGAAGAAGGAATTGCCCTCCGTGGATTATTCATTATCAATCCGGAAGGGGAATTAATGTATCAAGTGGTCCATCACAACAACATTGGACGTGAAGTAGACGAGGTGTTGCGTGTTCTTCAAGCTCTTCAAACAGGTGCTTTATGTCCTGCGAACTGGAAACCTGGTCAAGAAACGCTTTAA
- a CDS encoding mechanosensitive ion channel family protein, translating into MMDILKKIDWAELATDAGILLFKLVIIYIAYLIVKSIGRKIIERSFDRLEKRENLSLGRSKTLQSLTLNIFSYSLIFVLVVTIFNLFGYNVTALLAGAGVVGLAIGFGAQGLVSDVVTGFFLLLEKQIDVGDYITTGGYSGIVEAVGLRTTQIRGFDGTLHYVPNREIVGLSNHSRGNMRALVDIGISYGDDIDKALTVLQEACEKFAQENEQVVEGPNVLGVQTLGSSDVVIRVIAQTKNMEQWAVERQLRKVLKEALDANGIEIPFPHQVMIHRNEN; encoded by the coding sequence ATGATGGACATACTTAAAAAAATTGATTGGGCAGAATTAGCAACTGATGCAGGTATATTGCTATTCAAGCTTGTCATTATTTATATCGCCTACTTAATTGTTAAATCAATTGGGCGAAAAATTATTGAGCGTTCATTCGACCGCCTTGAAAAACGAGAAAATTTATCATTAGGTCGGTCTAAAACGCTCCAATCCTTAACGCTAAATATTTTTAGCTACTCACTAATTTTCGTTCTCGTCGTCACAATATTTAATTTATTTGGCTATAATGTAACAGCGCTTTTAGCCGGTGCTGGAGTCGTCGGTCTTGCCATCGGATTTGGAGCACAAGGCCTTGTGAGCGACGTTGTAACAGGCTTTTTCCTTCTATTAGAAAAACAAATTGACGTGGGCGATTATATTACAACGGGCGGTTATTCGGGAATTGTTGAAGCTGTCGGACTCCGCACGACGCAAATTCGTGGTTTTGATGGAACGCTTCATTACGTACCGAACAGAGAAATTGTCGGACTGAGTAACCATTCTAGAGGAAATATGCGTGCATTAGTTGATATTGGCATTTCATATGGGGATGATATTGATAAAGCCTTGACGGTGTTACAAGAGGCGTGTGAAAAATTCGCACAAGAAAACGAACAAGTCGTTGAAGGGCCAAATGTATTAGGAGTGCAAACGCTAGGATCATCTGATGTGGTCATTCGTGTCATTGCTCAAACGAAAAATATGGAGCAATGGGCAGTTGAACGACAGCTACGAAAAGTGTTGAAAGAGGCACTCGATGCCAATGGCATTGAAATTCCATTCCCACATCAAGTCATGATTCATCGAAACGAAAATTAA
- a CDS encoding H-type small acid-soluble spore protein translates to MNVSRAKQILSSPTIIPVTYQGEQILIQSVDERTETARIYLKENRESERTVPVAMLQEHA, encoded by the coding sequence ATGAATGTATCGAGAGCAAAGCAAATTTTATCTTCCCCAACCATTATTCCGGTTACGTATCAAGGTGAACAGATTCTCATTCAAAGCGTTGACGAGAGAACCGAGACAGCACGAATTTATTTGAAAGAAAATCGCGAATCGGAAAGAACAGTTCCCGTTGCGATGTTACAAGAGCACGCATAA
- a CDS encoding N-acetyldiaminopimelate deacetylase, with amino-acid sequence MNQDALITIRRDLHKIPELGFQEYKTQQYLLSYLQSLPQDHLEMKTWETGIFVKVRGKKPTKMIGYRADIDGLPIEEETDLPFSSIHEGNMHACGHDFHMTIALGLVTHFAKHPVDDDLLFIFQPAEEGPGGAEPMLQSDIMREWKPDLIMALHIAPELPVGTISTKTGLLFANTSELFIDLKGKGGHAAFPHHTNDMVVAASMLVTQLQSIVARNVDPLDSAVVTIGKITGGTVQNIIAEKARLEGTIRTRSVESMQKVKERIEALVKGIEVGYQCEATIDYGAMYHQVYNDEKETETFITFVNEQTDVQLALANEAMTGEDFGYMVKEIPGFMFWLGVQSPYGLHHAKLNPDERAIAVAVNLLTQYINWRGNHSE; translated from the coding sequence ATGAATCAAGATGCACTTATTACAATTCGTCGTGATTTACATAAAATTCCGGAGTTAGGGTTTCAAGAGTATAAAACGCAGCAATATTTACTATCGTATCTTCAATCCCTCCCACAAGACCATCTTGAGATGAAAACATGGGAAACAGGAATATTCGTGAAGGTTCGTGGGAAAAAACCAACAAAAATGATTGGCTATCGCGCTGATATCGATGGATTACCAATTGAAGAAGAGACAGATCTTCCTTTTTCGTCGATTCACGAGGGGAATATGCATGCATGTGGGCACGATTTCCATATGACCATTGCACTTGGTCTTGTCACGCATTTTGCGAAGCATCCGGTTGATGATGACCTGTTATTTATTTTTCAACCTGCAGAAGAAGGTCCTGGTGGAGCAGAACCGATGTTACAGTCAGACATTATGCGCGAATGGAAGCCTGATTTAATTATGGCGTTACATATTGCACCAGAACTTCCAGTAGGGACGATTTCAACGAAGACAGGTCTACTGTTTGCTAACACTTCCGAATTGTTCATTGATTTAAAAGGAAAAGGAGGCCATGCCGCTTTTCCACATCATACGAACGATATGGTCGTAGCAGCATCCATGCTTGTCACCCAGCTTCAATCCATTGTTGCACGAAATGTAGACCCACTTGATAGTGCGGTCGTGACAATTGGTAAAATTACCGGAGGAACTGTCCAAAATATCATTGCTGAAAAGGCACGGTTAGAAGGCACAATTCGAACGCGATCAGTCGAATCAATGCAAAAGGTTAAAGAGCGCATCGAAGCGCTTGTGAAAGGAATCGAAGTTGGCTATCAATGTGAAGCAACTATCGATTACGGAGCGATGTATCATCAAGTGTACAATGATGAAAAAGAAACGGAAACCTTCATCACGTTTGTGAACGAACAAACTGATGTGCAGCTAGCCCTTGCAAATGAAGCTATGACAGGTGAGGACTTTGGCTACATGGTAAAAGAAATTCCAGGATTTATGTTTTGGCTCGGTGTTCAATCACCGTATGGCTTACACCATGCGAAATTAAATCCAGACGAACGCGCGATTGCAGTAGCCGTAAACCTTCTCACTCAATATATCAATTGGCGAGGAAATCATTCGGAATAA
- a CDS encoding YkuS family protein produces the protein MPKIGVEETLSDVTSLLQQKGYDVVPLKNEEDAKGCECCVISGQDENVMGMQNAATSGPVINASGMTAEEVCQQIENRVK, from the coding sequence ATGCCGAAAATTGGTGTAGAAGAAACATTATCCGATGTAACATCTTTGCTACAACAAAAAGGATACGATGTCGTACCGTTAAAAAATGAAGAAGATGCTAAAGGCTGTGAATGCTGCGTCATCTCCGGCCAAGATGAAAACGTTATGGGCATGCAAAACGCAGCAACTTCTGGTCCTGTCATAAATGCTTCGGGAATGACAGCAGAAGAAGTTTGCCAACAAATCGAAAATCGAGTGAAGTAA
- a CDS encoding DUF5132 domain-containing protein — MIQRSLQRVIVGSAVAFAAATILPIAKETLKPVIGQLSRQMKFYIVSAKEGLEDMVAEVKMERMKKYIDQDTSMIIDYEDILQEQDEQKAQNY, encoded by the coding sequence ATGATTCAAAGAAGCTTACAACGAGTCATCGTAGGGTCCGCAGTAGCGTTTGCTGCTGCGACTATTTTGCCGATTGCGAAAGAAACGTTAAAGCCTGTAATCGGCCAATTGTCGAGGCAAATGAAATTTTACATTGTTTCCGCGAAAGAAGGCCTTGAAGATATGGTTGCGGAAGTGAAAATGGAGCGAATGAAAAAATATATCGATCAAGATACGAGTATGATTATTGATTACGAAGATATATTACAAGAGCAAGATGAGCAAAAGGCTCAAAATTATTAA
- a CDS encoding DUF3888 domain-containing protein: protein MKRGLMVAVLIYMVFGWTDSISAEGECSNYKQALMSTLYPKMDEAIENHYGKVMPYTLVKTDVQQMEKEAYFEVSVHVAIQDGNVSHLDEVTIQIHPTSMKQTNYRTISASQTKTQQ from the coding sequence ATGAAAAGAGGACTCATGGTCGCCGTCTTAATTTATATGGTTTTCGGCTGGACAGATAGTATTTCAGCTGAAGGAGAGTGCTCAAATTATAAACAAGCCCTAATGAGCACACTCTATCCAAAAATGGATGAAGCCATAGAGAATCATTACGGAAAAGTCATGCCATACACATTAGTCAAAACTGACGTACAGCAAATGGAAAAAGAGGCATACTTTGAGGTGTCTGTTCACGTGGCCATTCAAGACGGGAACGTATCTCATTTAGACGAAGTGACGATTCAAATTCATCCGACGTCAATGAAGCAAACGAATTACCGAACCATTTCGGCAAGTCAAACGAAAACTCAGCAATAA